A single window of Chloroflexota bacterium DNA harbors:
- the cas2 gene encoding CRISPR-associated endonuclease Cas2: MELLVTYDVATDTAAGRRRLRRVAQVCQAYGQRVQKSVFECVLIPMQLERLKDRLAAEIDPECDSLRFYRLREPHAQHIEIIGQRPKHDIRDPLVL, encoded by the coding sequence ATGGAACTGTTGGTGACCTACGATGTGGCAACCGACACGGCGGCAGGCCGGCGACGCCTCCGGCGTGTGGCGCAGGTGTGCCAAGCCTACGGCCAGCGCGTTCAGAAGTCGGTGTTCGAATGTGTGCTGATTCCTATGCAGTTGGAACGGCTCAAGGATCGGCTGGCTGCGGAGATCGACCCCGAGTGCGACAGCCTGCGGTTCTATCGTCTACGCGAACCTCATGCGCAACACATCGAGATCATAGGCCAGCGTCCCAAACACGACATTCGCGACCCGCTGGTGCTATGA